The Candidatus Melainabacteria bacterium genomic sequence GTGGTATATAAAGTACAATTTGTTAATCTCCAGTTTTTTAAAATTTCAGAAGCCTCTCTAATAGCAATTATTTCTGCATGAGCACTTGCATCTGATAAAGCCTCAGTTTGATTAATTGCTTTTGAAATTAAATTGTTGTCTCTTACAATTAAGGCACAGATGGGAACTTCTGAGGTCGGAGATCGGAGCTCTCTCAGTGCCTTTAATATCCAATACTCATGGTTAAATGGTTTTAATTCTTTCTGCTTCACGATGCCTGTATTCCAAGAGTTGTTTCTGAAGTTCTTTGTTTTCAATTGAAAGAATTTCTAACGCCAAAATTGCTGCGTTTTTTGCTCCATCAATAGCTACTGTTGCTACTGGAATACCGCCTGGCATTTGAACAGTTGAAAGAAGTGAATCCATTCCACCAGATACACCTCCACTAAATGGGATTCCAATAACTGGTAATGTTGTTCTTGCTGCAACAGCTCCAGAAAGATGGTTAGCCATTCCTGCACCAGTTATAAAAACTTTTACACCTCGATTAATTGCACTATCAATAATCTCTTCTGCATATAAAGGAGATCTATGCGCACTTGCAACCTTAAAATCATACTCAACATCAAACTCCCTTAAAGTTTCAAGTGCAGCTTTTACTTTTAGTTCATCTGATTTGCTGCCAATAATAATCTGGACATCAATCTTTTTTGTCATTTATACTCTGCTCCTTAGATAAATTAAACTTACCAGAAATTAAACCTTTTATATCATTAAACAATACAAAAAACATAAGCAATATTAAAAGAAAAAAACCAGTTTGAATTGCTCTTTGCTGAATTGATTCTGCTAATCTCTTTCCTCTAATTTTTTCAATAAACATAAATAAAAGATGCCCACCATCAAGTGCTGGAATTGGTAAAAGATTTATAATAGCTAAGTTAACACTAATTAATGCAGTCCATCTATAAACTTCCCTAAAATCAACAGTTATAGCTTGTGCAAAAACTGAAACAATTGCAACAATCCCATGTAAATCATCTGTTCCGATTTTTGGCATGCCTGCAAGTGAAATACCAAGAAGATTCATTATCAGTAAACCAAGCCCAAGAAGCATAGTAACTGTCCAGTCAACTAAAACTTCAAATGCCTGAAGAGTCCATGTAAATGGATTTCTTGAAGGCTTGTCATATTCTGTATTTTGAAGCAAACCAAGTCCAACACCAATCTTCCCGTCTTTATTTGGTATTAGTTTTACATTTAATATCTCGTCTTGTTTCTTATTATTTATAATTTTTGTTCTTTGAATTTTTAACACAATTTCTTTCAGGGCATTTGCTTTAACAATACTTACTACTTGTAAGGGTTCTTTTGCCTTTAAATGATTTACCTTTAAAATTACATCCCCAGATTTTAATCCTGCATTTTTTGCAATTAGATTTGGTTCAATGCCATAAGACTTTGTCTCGGAAGGTGAGTCTAAAAGGTTTGTTATAACTACATTTCTATCTTTTGTAGGTGGTCCAATAGTAGCTACCATTGTCAAACAAACAAGAAATGCAAATAAAATATTAAAAACTACACCAGCACTTGCAACACAAGCTCTTTTCCAGACTGGAAAGGATTTCATTGGTTTTAAATTTGGAATTTCTTTTAAGAGGTCTTCACTTGTCTCATCCCCTAGTTCAGGTATTGCAACATATCCTCCAAGGACAAACCAGTGAAATCTAAACTCAGTATTTTTCCAGCTTCCAAGTTTTAAGTGTCCGCCAAAAGGTAATCCAAAACCAAATATTGGAGTTTGAAAACCAAGCCACCTTGCAACTATCCAATGCCCAAACTCATGGACAATAATCATTACACTAAGTAAAGCTAAAACAAGTATTAAATTAAAAATAATCATGCTAAAAGTTTAACATGTACCTGTTCAGGCAAAATATTATTCATACATTTATGATGCC encodes the following:
- the rseP gene encoding RIP metalloprotease RseP, which gives rise to MIIFNLILVLALLSVMIIVHEFGHWIVARWLGFQTPIFGFGLPFGGHLKLGSWKNTEFRFHWFVLGGYVAIPELGDETSEDLLKEIPNLKPMKSFPVWKRACVASAGVVFNILFAFLVCLTMVATIGPPTKDRNVVITNLLDSPSETKSYGIEPNLIAKNAGLKSGDVILKVNHLKAKEPLQVVSIVKANALKEIVLKIQRTKIINNKKQDEILNVKLIPNKDGKIGVGLGLLQNTEYDKPSRNPFTWTLQAFEVLVDWTVTMLLGLGLLIMNLLGISLAGMPKIGTDDLHGIVAIVSVFAQAITVDFREVYRWTALISVNLAIINLLPIPALDGGHLLFMFIEKIRGKRLAESIQQRAIQTGFFLLILLMFFVLFNDIKGLISGKFNLSKEQSINDKKD
- the purE gene encoding 5-(carboxyamino)imidazole ribonucleotide mutase — protein: MTKKIDVQIIIGSKSDELKVKAALETLREFDVEYDFKVASAHRSPLYAEEIIDSAINRGVKVFITGAGMANHLSGAVAARTTLPVIGIPFSGGVSGGMDSLLSTVQMPGGIPVATVAIDGAKNAAILALEILSIENKELQKQLLEYRHREAERIKTI